A stretch of DNA from Erwinia aphidicola:
GGAAGGCGAACCGGTGCTGAACGGCACCGCCTATATTGCCCCTGGCGATCGGCATATGGAGATTGCGCGCCAGGGCAAGGGCTATCAGATCCGCCTCAACAGCCATCCGACGGTTAACCGCCATCGCCCTTCGGTCGACGTGCTGCTGCACTCGGTGGCCGAACACGCCGGGCAGCACGCCGCCGGGGCGATCCTGACCGGGATGGGCAGCGACGGTGCGCGCGGGCTGCTGGCGATGCGCCAGGCCGGAGCCTGGACGCTGGCGCAAAGCGAGCAGACCTGCGTGGTGTTCGGTATGCCGCGCGAAGCCATCGCGCTACAGGCCGCGGTCGAAGTGACGGATCTCCAGCATATCAGCCAGCGTCTGATCGACAGCTTCACGCCGGCGGACCGCAGTAAAACAGCAAAATAACAGCGGGATACCTCCACCGTTTGCAGGAGGATTTTCAGGATAACACCATGTTGGATAAGAGCTTACGTTTTCTGGTTGTTGATGATTTTGCCACGATGCGCCGCATCGTCCGCAATCTGCTACAGGATCTGGGTTACAAGAACATTGAAGAAGCGGAAGACGGCCAGGATGCGCTGAACAAGCTGCGCGCTGCCGAATTTGATTTTGTGGTCAGCGACTGGAACATGCCGCATATCGATGGTCTGGAACTGCTGAAGACCATTCGTGCCGACGCGGCTATGGCCAAACTTCCGGTACTGATGGTCACGGCAGAAGCCAAGCGCGAAAACATTATTGCCGCCGCTCAGGCCGGCGCCAATGGCTACATCGTGAAGCCTTTCACCGCCGCCACGCTGGAAGAGAAGCTGGGCAAAATTTTCGAAAAACTCGGTTAATGACAATGACAATGACAGAGAATAATTCACCCGGCAGCGATAATTTTAAAGACATCTTTTTACGCATTGGTCAGCTGACGCGCGTGCTGCGCAACAGCATGGCTAACCTCGGC
This window harbors:
- the cheY gene encoding chemotaxis response regulator CheY; this encodes MLDKSLRFLVVDDFATMRRIVRNLLQDLGYKNIEEAEDGQDALNKLRAAEFDFVVSDWNMPHIDGLELLKTIRADAAMAKLPVLMVTAEAKRENIIAAAQAGANGYIVKPFTAATLEEKLGKIFEKLG